Proteins encoded by one window of Roseibium sp. Sym1:
- a CDS encoding acyltransferase family protein, with translation MSAQRVDWVDTAKGICIIFVVMMHSVLGVEAAAGETGWMHAVIAFAAPFRMPDFFLISGLFLSNVITRDWRLYLDRKVVHFAYFYVLWMTIQFAVKAPVFAGEMGVAGTLEFYLISFIEPFGTLWFIYMLPIFFVVCKFAHDRGIPWQAMLVLGAVLQIAPIHTGWLLIDEFASRFVFFYAGYIFAPQIFRLAGWARERIGVSLGCLLVWGLVNGGLVHAGWAAAPGIALALGAAGAGAIILTSALIVSWGRFDFLRHFGENSIVIYLAFFFPMGVTRVILLKLGLLDIGTMSLIVTIVASVGPMILFWLIRRTGLGWFLFRRPKWAYLNGTFGGKRQAQAAE, from the coding sequence ATGAGCGCTCAGCGCGTCGATTGGGTCGATACGGCCAAGGGCATCTGCATCATCTTCGTGGTGATGATGCACTCGGTGCTTGGTGTCGAAGCCGCGGCCGGCGAGACCGGCTGGATGCACGCCGTCATTGCCTTCGCCGCGCCGTTCCGGATGCCGGACTTCTTCCTGATTTCCGGTCTGTTCCTGTCAAATGTCATCACCCGGGACTGGCGGCTCTATCTCGACCGAAAGGTCGTGCATTTCGCCTATTTCTATGTGCTCTGGATGACGATCCAGTTTGCGGTCAAGGCGCCGGTCTTTGCCGGTGAAATGGGTGTCGCGGGAACGCTGGAATTCTACCTGATCAGCTTCATCGAACCGTTTGGCACCCTGTGGTTCATCTACATGCTGCCGATCTTCTTCGTGGTCTGCAAATTCGCGCATGACCGCGGAATTCCGTGGCAGGCGATGCTGGTCCTTGGCGCTGTTCTTCAGATCGCGCCCATTCACACCGGCTGGCTGCTGATCGACGAATTCGCCTCGCGCTTCGTGTTCTTCTACGCCGGCTACATCTTCGCACCGCAGATTTTCCGCCTGGCCGGCTGGGCACGCGAGCGCATCGGCGTCAGCCTTGGCTGCCTGCTGGTCTGGGGCCTGGTGAACGGAGGTCTTGTCCATGCCGGCTGGGCGGCGGCACCCGGCATCGCCCTGGCCCTCGGCGCGGCGGGGGCCGGTGCCATCATTCTCACCAGCGCGCTGATCGTCAGTTGGGGCCGGTTTGATTTCCTGCGCCATTTCGGCGAGAACTCGATCGTGATCTATCTTGCCTTCTTCTTCCCGATGGGCGTGACCCGCGTGATCCTTCTGAAACTCGGCCTTTTGGATATAGGCACGATGTCCCTGATCGTGACGATCGTTGCCAGCGTCGGTCCGATGATCCTGTTCTGGCTGATCCGCAGGACCGGTCTCGGCTGGTTCCTGTTCAGGCGCCCGAAATGGGCCTATCTGAACGGCACCTTCGGCGGAAAACGTCAGGCACAGGCGGCGGAATGA
- a CDS encoding DUF1636 family protein, which produces MNRILVCRTCKQEDQTGVETTLDALTRSLQDARLDRDFAVGTVDCMGSCEQPVSLAFQGDGRATFVFSGVQFPDDVSDIVETARTYLEAKDGWIEDAGSCGRLRFCLRARIPAMKSSEAG; this is translated from the coding sequence ATGAATCGTATCCTTGTCTGCCGGACCTGCAAGCAGGAGGACCAGACCGGCGTCGAGACCACACTAGATGCCCTGACCCGCTCTCTTCAGGACGCGCGGCTCGACCGGGACTTCGCGGTCGGCACGGTCGATTGCATGGGTTCGTGCGAACAGCCCGTGTCGCTGGCATTTCAGGGCGACGGCCGGGCGACCTTCGTGTTTTCGGGCGTGCAATTTCCGGACGATGTTTCGGACATCGTCGAAACGGCCCGCACCTATCTTGAGGCAAAGGACGGCTGGATAGAGGACGCCGGCTCCTGCGGACGCCTCCGCTTTTGTCTGAGGGCACGGATACCGGCGATGAAGTCCTCGGAAGCTGGGTAG
- a CDS encoding IS1595 family transposase codes for MFDLTNPIYHDADKAREHLEAIHWPDGPVCPHCGNCDQKRITKLQGKSTRPGVFKCKECRKPFSVTVGTVFERSKIPLNKWVLATHLMAASKKGMSAHQLHRMLGVTYKTAWFMAHRIREAMAPSPKDKGPLGGEGKTVEADTTYVGGKEKNKHLSKRNARNIGGMGKQVVHVLVERGGKAKSDHIANVTGKTLRPILVKQVDRKSTLMTDEHGGYFHVGKEFARHEKVDHGAREYVRGDAYSNTAEGYFAILKRGIIGVYHHVSEAHLKRYLAEFDFRYNYRASLKISDKERADKLLEGARGKRLTYQQPNQSAHS; via the coding sequence ATGTTTGACTTGACCAACCCGATTTACCACGATGCCGACAAGGCCCGCGAACATCTGGAAGCCATCCATTGGCCCGATGGTCCGGTCTGCCCGCATTGCGGTAACTGTGACCAGAAGCGCATTACAAAGCTTCAGGGCAAGTCAACGCGTCCCGGCGTCTTCAAGTGCAAGGAATGCCGCAAGCCCTTTTCCGTGACCGTTGGCACCGTCTTTGAACGCTCCAAGATCCCGCTCAACAAGTGGGTGCTGGCAACGCACCTGATGGCCGCGTCCAAGAAAGGCATGTCAGCCCACCAGCTCCACCGCATGCTCGGCGTCACCTACAAGACCGCGTGGTTCATGGCCCACCGTATCCGTGAGGCAATGGCACCGTCACCTAAGGACAAAGGTCCGCTCGGCGGCGAAGGTAAGACCGTTGAAGCCGATACCACCTATGTTGGCGGCAAGGAGAAAAACAAGCACCTGTCCAAGCGCAACGCCCGCAACATCGGCGGCATGGGCAAGCAGGTTGTTCACGTCCTTGTTGAGCGTGGCGGTAAAGCCAAGTCAGATCACATTGCCAACGTGACCGGCAAAACCCTGCGTCCGATCCTCGTCAAACAGGTTGACCGCAAGTCCACTCTGATGACCGACGAGCACGGTGGTTACTTCCATGTGGGCAAGGAGTTTGCTCGTCATGAGAAGGTGGACCACGGCGCTCGTGAGTACGTGCGCGGCGATGCCTACTCCAACACCGCAGAAGGCTACTTCGCCATTCTCAAGCGCGGCATCATTGGTGTTTACCACCACGTTTCAGAAGCACATCTGAAGCGTTATCTGGCGGAGTTTGATTTCCGCTACAACTACCGTGCTTCGCTCAAGATCTCCGACAAGGAACGCGCCGATAAGCTTCTCGAAGGCGCACGCGGCAAGCGGCTAACCTATCAACAACCTAACCAAAGCGCGCACTCTTAA